From Salinirubellus salinus, the proteins below share one genomic window:
- a CDS encoding acyl-CoA dehydrogenase, with amino-acid sequence MDFSLTAEQKQIKEMVAEFVDEEVVPVASEIDHDDEFPWDLVEELGELGLMGMPFPEEYGGADLDYHAYPMALEEISRGSGGLGTIVAAHISLAGNMVYEFGSHEQKEEYLTPLAQGEDIGAFALSEPGAGSDVPAMETTAEKNGDGYYINGGKLWISNGSVADTVTVFAKTDPDAGNKGISTFVVRPEEDDGFIVEGTEDKLGDKGCPTAELRFDDLYVPEDRLLGEEGDGFVQALKTLNGGRITIAARSVGIAQAALDAATEYSQQREQFDQPISNFQAIQHKLADMDTKTRAARLLMHDAADKKIRGEKFIKEAAQAKLYASEVSREVANEGIQIHGGYGYTKDFPAERFYRDAKLNEIYEGTSEVLRNTIANDLLN; translated from the coding sequence ATGGACTTCAGCCTCACGGCCGAGCAGAAGCAGATCAAGGAGATGGTCGCCGAGTTCGTGGACGAGGAGGTCGTCCCCGTGGCCTCGGAGATCGACCACGACGACGAGTTCCCGTGGGACCTCGTGGAGGAACTCGGTGAACTCGGCCTGATGGGGATGCCGTTCCCGGAGGAGTACGGTGGTGCGGACCTCGACTACCACGCCTACCCGATGGCGCTGGAGGAGATCTCCCGTGGCTCCGGCGGCCTCGGCACCATCGTCGCCGCGCACATCTCGCTGGCCGGCAACATGGTCTACGAGTTCGGCAGCCACGAGCAGAAGGAGGAGTACCTCACCCCCCTGGCGCAGGGTGAGGACATCGGCGCGTTCGCGCTCTCGGAGCCGGGTGCCGGCTCGGACGTCCCGGCGATGGAGACGACGGCCGAGAAGAACGGCGACGGCTACTACATCAACGGCGGCAAGCTCTGGATCTCGAACGGCTCGGTTGCCGACACGGTCACTGTCTTCGCCAAGACCGACCCCGACGCGGGCAACAAGGGCATCTCGACGTTCGTCGTGCGCCCCGAGGAGGACGACGGCTTCATCGTCGAGGGCACGGAGGACAAGCTCGGCGACAAGGGCTGTCCCACCGCTGAACTCCGCTTCGACGACCTCTACGTCCCCGAGGACCGCTTGCTGGGCGAGGAGGGTGACGGCTTCGTCCAGGCGCTCAAGACGCTCAACGGCGGCCGCATCACCATCGCCGCCCGTTCGGTCGGCATCGCGCAGGCCGCGCTCGACGCCGCCACGGAGTACAGCCAGCAGCGCGAGCAGTTCGACCAGCCCATCTCGAACTTCCAGGCCATCCAGCACAAGCTCGCGGACATGGACACGAAGACCCGTGCCGCGCGCCTGCTGATGCACGACGCCGCCGACAAGAAGATCCGCGGCGAGAAGTTCATCAAGGAGGCCGCACAGGCGAAGCTCTACGCCAGCGAGGTCTCCCGCGAGGTGGCCAACGAGGGCATCCAGATCCACGGTGGCTACGGCTACACGAAGGACTTCCCGGCCGAGCGGTTCTACCGAGACGCGAAGCTCAACGAGATCTACGAGGGGACTAGCGAGGTCCTGCGCAACACCATCGCGAACGACCTGCTGAACTGA
- a CDS encoding MaoC family dehydratase: MTGLYYEEFEVGETIEHEKRRTVSESDNQTFCDTTMNQQPLHLDAEFASETQFGERLVNGLYTMALAVGLTIPDTTDGTIVANLSYDEVEHPNPTFHGDTIRAQSTVTDKRETSDGERGIVTMHVEAFAVNRGDGETDETLVCEFDRTALSLKRDA; the protein is encoded by the coding sequence GTGACTGGGCTCTACTACGAGGAGTTCGAGGTCGGCGAGACCATCGAACACGAGAAGCGCCGGACGGTCAGCGAGTCGGACAACCAGACGTTCTGCGACACGACCATGAACCAGCAGCCGTTGCACCTCGACGCGGAGTTCGCCAGCGAGACGCAGTTCGGCGAGCGACTCGTCAACGGGCTCTACACGATGGCGCTCGCGGTCGGGCTCACCATCCCGGACACCACCGACGGCACCATCGTCGCCAACCTCTCGTACGACGAGGTAGAACATCCGAACCCGACGTTCCACGGCGACACCATCCGGGCGCAGTCGACGGTGACCGATAAACGCGAGACGAGCGACGGGGAACGCGGCATCGTGACGATGCACGTCGAGGCGTTCGCCGTGAACCGCGGTGACGGCGAGACCGACGAGACGCTCGTCTGTGAGTTCGACCGGACCGCGCTCTCACTCAAACGCGACGCGTGA
- a CDS encoding PH domain-containing protein, translated as MSDTEDLLLEASEELLWSGSPRLSAAIPAFVGGFALVVTGGAMLGGVQDVGSVGRAVGALLVLAGVLTPVYGVLDVRRTTYAVSDRALYARSGILSRRVRRMGLDRVQNSAYSQSVTGGIFGYGTASFESAGGEAAVQFVRIEDPREVRALVDRRVALAADPVPGTVEQWEAVLDEVRALRRVVDTHVGRLRT; from the coding sequence GTGAGCGACACCGAGGACCTCCTGCTGGAGGCGAGCGAGGAGCTGCTCTGGAGCGGCAGCCCACGGCTGTCGGCGGCGATTCCGGCGTTTGTCGGCGGCTTCGCGCTCGTCGTCACCGGCGGCGCGATGCTCGGCGGTGTCCAAGACGTCGGGTCGGTCGGCCGCGCGGTGGGCGCGTTGCTCGTCCTCGCCGGTGTCCTGACGCCGGTCTACGGCGTCCTCGACGTCCGCCGGACCACCTACGCGGTCAGCGACCGGGCGCTCTACGCCCGGTCGGGCATCCTCTCCCGACGGGTCCGCCGGATGGGGCTCGACCGAGTGCAGAACTCGGCTTACAGCCAGAGCGTGACCGGCGGCATCTTCGGGTACGGGACGGCCTCGTTCGAGTCAGCAGGGGGTGAGGCCGCGGTCCAGTTCGTCCGCATCGAGGACCCCCGCGAGGTCCGGGCACTGGTGGACCGGCGCGTCGCGCTCGCGGCCGACCCCGTCCCGGGCACGGTCGAGCAGTGGGAGGCCGTCCTCGACGAGGTGCGGGCACTCCGTCGGGTCGTCGACACTCACGTTGGACGCCTGCGGACCTGA
- a CDS encoding PH domain-containing protein, giving the protein MTPSTETVGGAVDETDPASFDWLTLDEDEEVVWADTPHELSLVPAFVVGIPLAFVLVGIPILVGSYLSYKNTNYVVTTTALYRKTGILSRNVQRIEFDKVQDTSYRQSFFGAQFGYGTVDVSTAGGTGIEMSFANVEDPQALQRRINERIRSGRDTGEGTDRDKAAVLDDIVTELRAIRAAVEGESTETGPPAEDEP; this is encoded by the coding sequence ATGACACCCTCCACGGAGACGGTCGGCGGTGCCGTCGACGAGACCGACCCCGCGTCGTTCGACTGGCTCACCCTCGACGAGGACGAGGAGGTCGTGTGGGCTGATACGCCCCACGAGCTCTCGCTCGTCCCCGCGTTCGTCGTCGGCATCCCCCTCGCGTTCGTGCTGGTGGGCATCCCCATCCTCGTCGGCTCCTACCTCTCGTACAAGAACACGAACTACGTCGTGACGACCACAGCGCTCTACCGGAAGACGGGCATCCTCTCGCGGAACGTCCAGCGCATCGAGTTCGACAAGGTGCAGGACACCTCCTACCGCCAGTCGTTCTTCGGGGCCCAGTTCGGCTACGGCACCGTCGACGTGAGCACCGCGGGCGGCACCGGCATCGAGATGAGTTTCGCCAACGTCGAGGACCCGCAGGCGCTCCAGCGGCGCATCAACGAGCGCATCCGCTCGGGACGGGACACTGGTGAGGGGACAGACCGGGACAAGGCGGCCGTCCTCGACGACATCGTGACCGAACTCCGGGCCATCCGCGCCGCCGTGGAGGGTGAGTCGACCGAGACGGGGCCACCTGCCGAGGACGAACCGTGA
- a CDS encoding VOC family protein: protein MLTDITHVTILVEDQDEALEFYTETLGLVVRDDDEFEMEGEAGRWLTVSPPGEEFPQLALVEADNEAKRERVGSQVGGHVNLVFQTDDFDAEYERLLDAGVTFHGEPMENPWGTEITFEDPYGNVHDLMEAA, encoded by the coding sequence ATGTTGACCGACATCACACACGTGACGATACTCGTCGAGGACCAGGACGAGGCGCTCGAATTCTACACGGAGACGCTCGGCCTCGTCGTCCGCGACGACGACGAGTTCGAGATGGAGGGGGAGGCCGGCCGGTGGCTCACCGTCTCGCCGCCGGGCGAGGAGTTCCCGCAGCTAGCACTCGTCGAGGCCGACAACGAGGCAAAGCGCGAGCGGGTCGGGTCGCAGGTGGGCGGCCACGTCAACCTCGTCTTCCAGACGGACGACTTCGACGCCGAGTACGAACGGCTGCTGGACGCCGGGGTGACGTTCCACGGCGAACCGATGGAGAACCCCTGGGGAACCGAGATAACCTTCGAGGACCCGTACGGCAACGTCCACGACCTGATGGAAGCGGCCTGA
- a CDS encoding HpcH/HpaI aldolase/citrate lyase family protein, protein MARRSLLFSPADRPELLRKGPDSGADVVCSDLEDAVAPERKPAAREGLVDLLSDPSFDPDCEVCVRINSDRESAEADLEALLGADADLRLDSLMVPKAESAAAIEALAEAIARWDVDLPLLAICESAAGVLHAEEIAAADPVDCLLFGAEDLSADVGATRTREGTEVLYAREKVVTAAAAAGVDAIDTLVTDFEATDHLREDTRFGLQLGYDGKMCIHPAQVSVVNEAFTPDAERVAWARRVLEANAEAEAEGRGVFQVDGEMIDAPLVAQAERVRERAAAAGVWD, encoded by the coding sequence ATGGCACGACGAAGCCTGCTGTTCTCCCCCGCGGACCGCCCGGAACTCCTGCGCAAGGGACCCGACTCCGGTGCCGACGTGGTCTGTTCCGACCTCGAGGACGCTGTCGCCCCCGAGCGCAAGCCGGCGGCCCGCGAGGGGCTGGTCGACCTGCTCTCCGACCCGTCGTTCGACCCCGACTGCGAGGTCTGCGTCCGCATCAACAGTGACCGGGAGTCGGCCGAGGCCGACCTCGAAGCCCTGCTCGGCGCCGACGCCGACCTCCGCCTGGACTCGCTGATGGTCCCGAAGGCCGAGTCCGCCGCGGCGATCGAGGCGCTCGCCGAGGCAATCGCCCGCTGGGACGTCGACCTGCCACTCCTCGCCATCTGCGAGTCCGCCGCCGGCGTCCTGCACGCCGAGGAGATAGCCGCCGCCGACCCGGTCGACTGCCTCCTGTTCGGCGCGGAGGACCTCTCGGCCGACGTCGGCGCGACGCGGACGCGCGAGGGGACCGAGGTGCTCTACGCCCGTGAGAAGGTCGTCACCGCCGCCGCAGCCGCCGGTGTGGACGCCATCGACACGCTCGTCACCGACTTCGAGGCCACCGATCACCTCCGCGAGGACACCCGGTTCGGCCTCCAGCTGGGCTACGACGGGAAGATGTGCATCCACCCCGCGCAGGTGTCCGTCGTCAACGAGGCCTTCACGCCCGACGCCGAACGGGTCGCGTGGGCCCGCCGCGTCCTCGAGGCGAACGCCGAGGCCGAAGCCGAGGGTCGGGGCGTGTTCCAGGTCGACGGGGAGATGATAGACGCCCCCCTGGTCGCACAAGCCGAACGGGTTCGTGAGCGGGCGGCGGCGGCGGGGGTCTGGGACTGA
- a CDS encoding acyl-CoA carboxylase subunit beta: protein MRIRIDGDASVEEASAIAEALATQAGRDVKVYIGDAEEPAAVEEAELELPLSDDLGPTDREATLREEIDDILRGGPEKYVERLPEQNKLFVRDRLELWFGEDGLRFEDGKFANFDAWHEDAPDSAPDDRLPADGMITGAATFEGRDVHFMANDFSVKAGSMAKRGTEKFLRMQQRALKSGKPVLYLMDSSGGRIDKQTEFFANREGIGKYYYNHSMLSGRVPQVCVLYGPCIAGAAYTPVFADFTIMVRDMSAMAIASPRMVEMVTGEQIDMQDLGGPDMHARESGSADLVADDEEHARELVADLMTYLPDNADEKPPRSDPKPPTRSPEGIDSVVPQEPNRGYDMRDLIERVVDHDSMFELQPEYGKEILTLFARIDGRPVGIIANQPDERAGAIFPDSAEKAAQFAWKCDAFDVPLLYLCDTPGFMAGSQVEKEAILEKGKKMIYATSEATVPKQCVVVRKAYGAGIYAMSGPAYDPDSTIALPSGEIGIMGPEAAINAVYANKLAAVDDPEERAEMEQRLREEYREDIDVKRMASEVVIDEIVPPSELRDELNNRFTFYEGVEKQRPSKKHGTIL, encoded by the coding sequence ATGCGAATCCGTATCGACGGCGACGCCAGCGTCGAGGAGGCGTCGGCCATCGCGGAGGCCCTCGCCACGCAGGCGGGCCGGGACGTGAAGGTGTACATCGGCGACGCGGAGGAACCCGCGGCGGTGGAGGAGGCGGAACTGGAACTCCCGCTCTCTGACGACCTCGGGCCGACCGACCGGGAGGCCACCCTGCGCGAGGAGATCGACGACATCCTCCGAGGCGGCCCGGAGAAGTACGTCGAGCGACTCCCCGAGCAGAACAAACTGTTCGTCCGCGACCGCCTCGAGTTGTGGTTCGGCGAGGACGGCCTCAGGTTCGAGGACGGCAAGTTCGCCAACTTCGACGCGTGGCACGAGGACGCTCCCGATTCGGCCCCCGACGACCGACTCCCCGCCGACGGGATGATCACCGGCGCGGCGACGTTCGAGGGCCGCGACGTCCACTTCATGGCCAACGACTTCTCCGTGAAGGCCGGGTCGATGGCCAAGCGGGGCACCGAGAAGTTCCTGCGGATGCAACAGCGCGCCCTGAAGTCGGGCAAGCCAGTGCTCTACCTGATGGACTCCTCGGGCGGCCGCATCGACAAGCAGACCGAGTTCTTCGCCAACCGCGAGGGTATCGGGAAGTACTACTACAACCACTCGATGCTCTCGGGGCGGGTGCCGCAGGTCTGTGTCCTCTACGGCCCCTGTATCGCGGGGGCAGCCTACACCCCCGTCTTCGCGGACTTCACCATCATGGTCCGGGACATGAGCGCGATGGCCATCGCCTCTCCAAGGATGGTTGAGATGGTCACGGGCGAGCAGATCGACATGCAGGACCTCGGCGGGCCGGACATGCACGCTCGCGAGTCGGGGAGTGCCGACCTCGTAGCCGACGACGAGGAGCACGCCCGCGAACTCGTCGCGGACCTGATGACGTACCTCCCGGACAACGCCGACGAGAAGCCGCCGCGCTCGGACCCGAAGCCGCCAACGCGCTCGCCGGAGGGTATCGACTCGGTCGTCCCGCAGGAGCCGAACCGTGGCTACGACATGCGCGACCTGATCGAGCGCGTGGTCGACCACGACTCGATGTTCGAACTCCAGCCCGAGTACGGCAAGGAGATACTCACCCTGTTCGCCCGTATCGACGGCCGCCCCGTCGGTATCATCGCCAACCAGCCCGACGAGCGGGCCGGCGCCATCTTCCCCGACAGCGCGGAGAAGGCCGCCCAGTTCGCGTGGAAGTGTGACGCGTTCGACGTCCCACTGCTCTACCTCTGTGACACGCCCGGCTTCATGGCCGGCTCGCAGGTCGAGAAGGAGGCCATCCTGGAGAAGGGGAAGAAGATGATCTACGCCACGAGCGAGGCCACCGTCCCGAAACAGTGCGTCGTCGTCCGCAAGGCGTACGGCGCCGGTATCTACGCGATGTCCGGGCCGGCCTACGACCCGGACTCGACCATCGCACTCCCGTCCGGTGAGATCGGTATCATGGGTCCCGAAGCGGCCATCAACGCCGTCTACGCGAACAAGCTCGCCGCGGTCGACGACCCCGAGGAACGCGCGGAGATGGAACAGCGCCTCCGCGAGGAGTACCGCGAGGACATCGACGTCAAACGGATGGCGAGCGAGGTGGTCATCGACGAGATCGTGCCACCCTCGGAACTGCGCGACGAGCTGAACAACCGCTTCACGTTCTACGAGGGCGTGGAGAAACAGCGGCCGAGCAAGAAGCACGGCACGATCCTCTGA
- a CDS encoding ABC transporter ATP-binding protein → MATLEIKNLHAEVAEEGGETILRGVDLEVKSGEIHALMGPNGSGKSTMAKIIAGHPAYEVTDGEVLLHLEEGDFGDDFEIPEDKRTWNLLDLEPNERAALGIFLGFQYPAEIEGVTMVNFLRTALNAKLEEREELFEDDDETDDEEEEEVGYDTSPMEGNPDDGEVGVAEFQQLLQEKMAQLDMDEKFAHRYLNAGFSGGEKKQNEVLQAAILEPSIAVLDEIDSGLDIDRLQDVSQGINALRDEQGTGILQITHYQRILDYVEPDHVHVMLDGKVAKSGDASLAEDLEDKGYDWVREEVYETA, encoded by the coding sequence ATGGCAACGCTCGAAATCAAGAACCTCCACGCGGAAGTCGCCGAGGAGGGTGGCGAGACCATCCTCCGTGGCGTCGACCTCGAGGTGAAGTCCGGTGAGATTCACGCGCTGATGGGCCCGAACGGGTCTGGCAAGTCCACGATGGCGAAGATCATCGCCGGACACCCCGCCTACGAAGTGACCGACGGCGAGGTACTCCTCCACCTGGAAGAGGGTGACTTCGGCGACGACTTCGAGATCCCCGAGGACAAGCGTACGTGGAACCTGCTGGACCTCGAGCCCAACGAGCGCGCGGCGCTCGGCATCTTCCTGGGTTTCCAGTACCCCGCGGAGATCGAGGGAGTCACGATGGTCAACTTCCTCCGCACGGCGCTCAACGCCAAGCTCGAGGAACGCGAGGAGCTCTTCGAGGACGACGACGAGACCGACGACGAGGAAGAAGAGGAGGTCGGCTACGACACCTCCCCGATGGAGGGCAACCCCGACGACGGCGAGGTCGGCGTCGCGGAGTTCCAGCAGCTCCTCCAGGAGAAGATGGCGCAGCTGGACATGGACGAAAAGTTCGCCCACCGCTACCTGAACGCCGGCTTCTCCGGTGGCGAGAAGAAGCAGAACGAGGTGCTCCAGGCCGCCATCCTCGAACCGAGCATCGCGGTGCTCGACGAGATCGACTCCGGGCTGGACATCGACCGCCTGCAGGACGTCTCGCAGGGCATCAACGCACTGCGCGACGAGCAGGGGACCGGCATCCTCCAGATCACCCACTACCAGCGCATCCTCGACTACGTCGAACCCGACCACGTCCACGTGATGCTCGACGGCAAGGTCGCCAAGTCCGGCGACGCCTCGCTCGCCGAGGACCTCGAGGACAAGGGGTACGACTGGGTCCGCGAGGAAGTGTACGAGACCGCGTGA
- a CDS encoding class I fructose-bisphosphate aldolase — translation MIPIDDTPLCRDGKVLILAYDHGLEHGPVDFDEVPESADPERTFEAATHPAVTSIAVQKGIAEAYYPSYEDDLDLLMKLNGTSNLWMGEPDSAVNCTVEQAYDIGASSVGFTLYGGSNNEIEMAEEFATAQKDARDYELPVVMWSYPRGQGLKNDTAPGTIAYAARLALELGADVAKVKFPGSQSAMEQAVRMAGPTKVVMSGGSKTSDRAFLEDVKETIDAGGKGLAVGRNVWQREDPTRILDALEQVIFEEASVDEALAAAE, via the coding sequence ATGATTCCCATCGACGACACCCCGCTGTGCCGGGACGGCAAGGTGCTCATCCTCGCGTACGACCACGGGTTGGAACACGGCCCGGTCGACTTCGACGAGGTGCCTGAGAGCGCGGACCCGGAGCGGACGTTCGAGGCGGCGACCCACCCCGCGGTCACCTCCATCGCGGTCCAGAAGGGTATCGCGGAGGCCTACTACCCCTCCTACGAGGACGACCTCGACCTCCTGATGAAGCTCAACGGCACGTCGAACCTCTGGATGGGCGAGCCGGACTCGGCCGTCAACTGCACGGTCGAACAGGCCTACGACATCGGCGCGTCGTCGGTCGGTTTTACCCTCTACGGTGGCTCGAACAACGAGATCGAGATGGCCGAGGAGTTCGCCACCGCGCAGAAGGACGCCCGCGACTACGAACTCCCGGTCGTCATGTGGTCCTACCCGCGCGGTCAGGGGCTCAAGAACGACACCGCGCCGGGCACCATCGCCTACGCGGCCCGGCTCGCGCTCGAACTCGGCGCGGACGTGGCGAAGGTGAAGTTCCCCGGTAGTCAGTCGGCGATGGAGCAGGCGGTGCGGATGGCCGGCCCGACGAAGGTGGTCATGTCCGGTGGCTCGAAGACGAGCGACCGCGCGTTCCTCGAGGACGTGAAGGAGACCATCGACGCCGGCGGCAAGGGGCTCGCCGTGGGCCGGAACGTCTGGCAGCGCGAGGACCCGACGCGCATCCTCGACGCGCTCGAACAGGTCATCTTCGAGGAGGCGAGCGTCGACGAGGCGCTCGCGGCGGCCGAGTGA
- a CDS encoding DUF7111 family protein: MSESDEAETTAAADGITARYRETAEERLLEFDRDGRTAAVAQNLEGYAMLKVRPTADDDELERYYGFDMALDHAAELLGVGVTDLPIPEAARDMGM, encoded by the coding sequence ATGAGTGAGTCCGACGAGGCCGAGACGACGGCGGCGGCCGACGGCATCACCGCCCGCTACCGGGAGACCGCCGAGGAGCGACTGCTGGAGTTCGACCGCGACGGCCGGACCGCCGCCGTCGCCCAGAACCTCGAGGGGTACGCGATGCTGAAGGTGCGACCGACCGCCGACGACGACGAGCTGGAGCGGTACTACGGGTTCGACATGGCGCTCGACCACGCGGCGGAGCTGCTCGGTGTCGGCGTCACCGACCTCCCCATCCCCGAGGCGGCACGCGACATGGGGATGTAA
- a CDS encoding alpha/beta hydrolase, whose protein sequence is MDASEEAGATETVARDVPAPDGTRLRLWAREAGGGETDPDDAVLFVHGATYPGRAVFDPDPAFSWLADTAARGRAAYAVDLRGYGASEAPVAVDADAGDVTPPCRAATVADDVAAAVAAIPESRVHLVGYSWGTVVCGHLLAETSTRAASFTAFAPVFRPAPSLVEGFDLGDPPAPAREVTRQDALDRWTAQFPGHVEPFTYRDPAAFEHFWDALHESGQSVPANVPTVRAPNGVLVDLAAAVDERPYDPSRVTVPSFVVRGSFDPTATREDALGLYDALPAARGYHEVAGGTHFLPLEKRHDELFRAVASFHDGR, encoded by the coding sequence ATGGACGCGAGCGAGGAGGCGGGTGCTACGGAGACGGTGGCCCGCGACGTGCCGGCACCGGACGGGACGCGACTACGGCTCTGGGCCCGCGAGGCGGGGGGCGGCGAGACGGACCCGGACGATGCGGTGCTGTTCGTCCACGGCGCGACCTACCCCGGCCGAGCCGTGTTCGACCCCGACCCGGCGTTCTCGTGGCTGGCCGACACCGCGGCGCGCGGGCGGGCGGCCTACGCCGTCGACCTGCGCGGGTACGGTGCCAGTGAAGCGCCGGTGGCGGTGGACGCCGACGCGGGCGACGTGACCCCACCCTGCCGGGCCGCGACGGTGGCCGACGACGTGGCCGCCGCGGTGGCGGCCATCCCGGAGTCACGAGTCCACCTCGTCGGCTACTCGTGGGGGACGGTCGTCTGTGGCCACCTGCTGGCGGAGACGAGTACGCGCGCCGCCTCGTTCACGGCGTTCGCGCCGGTGTTCCGGCCGGCGCCGTCGCTCGTCGAGGGGTTCGACCTCGGCGACCCGCCCGCCCCCGCACGCGAGGTGACGAGACAGGACGCGCTCGACCGATGGACGGCCCAGTTCCCCGGGCACGTCGAGCCGTTCACCTACCGGGACCCGGCCGCGTTCGAGCACTTCTGGGACGCGCTCCACGAGTCGGGGCAGTCCGTCCCCGCGAACGTCCCGACCGTGCGGGCGCCGAACGGCGTCCTCGTGGACCTCGCGGCGGCCGTCGACGAGCGACCCTACGACCCGTCTCGGGTGACCGTCCCGTCGTTCGTCGTCCGCGGGTCGTTCGACCCCACCGCCACGCGGGAGGACGCACTCGGGCTCTACGACGCGCTCCCCGCGGCCCGTGGCTACCACGAGGTGGCGGGGGGGACCCACTTCCTGCCGCTCGAGAAGCGCCACGATGAACTGTTCCGCGCGGTGGCCTCGTTCCACGACGGGCGCTGA
- a CDS encoding class 1 fructose-bisphosphatase, whose product MTVERIVRTVAETSLEVREGLAGRRGYEDEENPSGEKQLAADLWADELFEERLLDIESVAAYASEERSGVVEAERTSNGDGRYHVAVDPLDGSSNLRTNNAMGVLLGVYDSPLPARGRDLVASAYVLFGPLTTMVVAVDGSVTEYVLERDGKSVEMRTVTEELTLPDEPTVYGFGGRVPDWPAGFENYAREIETELKLRYGGAMIADVNQVLTYGGVFAYPGLESRPEGKLRLQFEGNPVAHIVETAGGRSSDGERSLLDVTPERIHQRVPVHVGNTRLIDRLEATLGN is encoded by the coding sequence ATGACCGTCGAGCGCATCGTCCGGACCGTCGCCGAGACGAGTCTGGAGGTCCGCGAGGGGCTGGCCGGTCGACGCGGCTACGAGGACGAGGAGAACCCGTCAGGCGAGAAGCAGCTCGCGGCGGACCTCTGGGCGGACGAGTTGTTCGAGGAACGACTGCTCGACATCGAGTCCGTCGCCGCCTACGCAAGCGAGGAGCGCTCGGGCGTGGTGGAGGCCGAGCGCACCTCCAACGGCGACGGCCGCTACCACGTCGCCGTGGACCCGCTCGACGGCTCCTCGAACCTCCGGACGAACAACGCGATGGGCGTCCTGCTCGGCGTCTACGACTCGCCACTCCCCGCGCGCGGTCGTGACCTCGTCGCCAGCGCGTACGTCCTGTTCGGCCCGCTGACGACGATGGTCGTCGCCGTCGACGGATCGGTCACCGAGTACGTCCTCGAACGCGACGGCAAGAGCGTGGAGATGCGCACCGTCACGGAGGAGCTCACGCTCCCCGACGAGCCGACGGTGTACGGCTTCGGCGGCCGGGTCCCGGACTGGCCCGCCGGCTTCGAGAACTACGCTCGTGAGATAGAGACCGAGCTCAAACTCCGCTACGGCGGCGCGATGATCGCCGACGTGAACCAGGTGCTCACCTACGGCGGCGTGTTCGCGTACCCCGGGCTGGAGTCGCGCCCCGAGGGGAAACTCCGCCTCCAGTTCGAGGGGAATCCCGTCGCACACATAGTCGAGACGGCTGGCGGGCGCTCCTCGGACGGCGAGCGGTCCCTGCTGGACGTGACGCCCGAGCGCATCCACCAGCGCGTGCCCGTCCACGTCGGCAACACCAGACTGATCGACCGTCTGGAAGCGACGCTCGGCAACTGA
- a CDS encoding 3-hydroxyacyl-CoA dehydrogenase family protein: MRGLSDIETVGVVGAGTMGNGIAQVAAQQGYEVVMRDIEQSFVDRGMDAIDDSLAQFVRKDELSEDDADAVRARISGTTDLEDLAAADLVVEAAVEEMDVKRDIFADLDEVCESDVVLATNTSTLSITTIAAATERPELVVGLHFMNPVPIMKGVEIVVGERTDPAVANLSHEFAEDLGKETWESDDKPGFVTNRILMPWINEGVRAYDEGVATKEDIDRGMTLGTNVPMGPLQLADHIGLDVCLHATKTLHEELGDRYTPAYLLKRKVEAGDLGKKTGRGFYEYD; encoded by the coding sequence ATGCGAGGACTCTCAGACATCGAGACGGTCGGCGTCGTCGGCGCCGGCACGATGGGCAACGGCATCGCACAGGTCGCCGCACAGCAGGGCTACGAGGTGGTGATGCGCGACATCGAGCAGTCGTTCGTCGACCGCGGGATGGACGCCATCGACGACTCGCTCGCGCAGTTCGTCCGCAAGGACGAGCTGTCCGAGGACGACGCCGACGCCGTGCGAGCGCGCATCTCCGGCACCACCGACCTCGAGGACCTCGCGGCCGCCGACCTCGTGGTCGAGGCGGCCGTCGAGGAGATGGACGTCAAGCGGGACATCTTCGCGGACCTGGACGAGGTGTGCGAGTCAGACGTGGTGCTCGCGACGAACACCTCGACGCTCTCCATCACGACCATCGCGGCCGCGACCGAGCGACCCGAACTGGTCGTCGGCCTCCACTTCATGAACCCGGTCCCCATCATGAAGGGCGTGGAGATCGTCGTCGGCGAGCGGACCGACCCGGCCGTGGCGAACCTCTCACACGAGTTCGCCGAGGACCTCGGCAAGGAGACGTGGGAGTCCGACGACAAGCCGGGGTTCGTCACGAACCGCATCCTGATGCCGTGGATCAACGAGGGGGTCCGCGCGTACGACGAGGGTGTCGCCACCAAGGAGGACATCGACCGCGGGATGACGCTGGGGACGAACGTCCCGATGGGCCCGCTCCAGCTCGCGGACCACATCGGCCTCGACGTCTGTCTCCACGCGACGAAGACGCTCCACGAGGAGCTCGGCGACCGCTACACGCCGGCCTACCTGCTCAAGCGGAAGGTGGAGGCGGGGGACCTCGGGAAGAAGACGGGGCGCGGGTTCTACGAGTACGACTAG